A single window of Senegalia massiliensis DNA harbors:
- the rsmA gene encoding 16S rRNA (adenine(1518)-N(6)/adenine(1519)-N(6))-dimethyltransferase RsmA → MENKLYSPKVMSDILKKYNFRFSKNLGQNFLIDGNILDKICDGINLDKDDEVIEIGPGIGTLTSALAERARKVIAIELDKRLLPILDDTLNSYKNIEVIHGDVLKLNLNNIIEEKFENKKVKLAANLPYYITTPIIMKLLEQKVNLESIIVMVQKEVAERMKASPGSKAYGALSIAVQYYSNPEIVTIVPKNVFIPKPNVDSAVIKLDVYSKPRVDVKDEQLFFNVVKGAFALRRKTLVNSLSSSDVGINKEEIKEILRDLNIKENIRGEKLSIEQFALLADSIYSKKN, encoded by the coding sequence ATGGAAAATAAATTATATTCACCAAAGGTAATGAGTGATATTTTAAAAAAGTATAATTTTAGATTTTCAAAAAATCTTGGTCAAAATTTTTTAATAGATGGGAATATATTAGATAAGATATGTGATGGAATAAATCTTGATAAGGATGATGAAGTAATAGAAATAGGTCCAGGAATAGGCACACTTACTAGTGCTCTTGCTGAAAGAGCTAGGAAAGTTATAGCTATAGAATTAGACAAAAGACTTTTACCTATATTGGATGATACTTTAAACAGTTATAAAAATATTGAAGTTATTCATGGAGATGTTTTAAAATTAAATTTAAATAATATAATAGAAGAAAAGTTTGAGAATAAGAAAGTAAAACTTGCTGCAAACTTGCCTTATTATATAACTACTCCTATAATAATGAAATTGTTAGAACAGAAGGTAAATTTAGAAAGCATAATAGTTATGGTTCAAAAAGAAGTAGCAGAAAGAATGAAGGCTTCACCTGGTTCTAAAGCTTATGGTGCATTATCTATTGCAGTTCAATATTATAGTAATCCTGAGATAGTAACTATAGTTCCTAAAAATGTATTTATACCTAAGCCAAATGTAGATTCTGCAGTTATAAAATTAGATGTTTATAGTAAGCCAAGAGTAGATGTTAAAGATGAACAATTATTCTTTAATGTAGTTAAAGGAGCTTTTGCTCTTAGAAGAAAAACCCTTGTGAATTCATTGAGTTCTAGTGATGTAGGTATAAACAAAGAAGAAATAAAAGAAATATTAAGAGATTTAAATATAAAAGAAAATATAAGAGGAGAAAAACTTTCAATAGAACAATTTGCTCTCCTTGCAGATA